The following is a genomic window from Pan paniscus chromosome 6, NHGRI_mPanPan1-v2.0_pri, whole genome shotgun sequence.
AAGCAGGACCCATGAATGTCTCCAAATTCTGTTTTCAACTGCACCAAGACTGCTGGAGTTTTACGTCTCAGATATATTAGCAGATGTGTGCTTTTCCAAATAACCATTTTTACGGAAATCTCAATATTGTCTGAAAGTCAGCATGATTGTCCTGTGAATGAGATGTTTACTCGCTTGGCGGAAGGAGGCAGAATGAATCCACTGCTTGAGATCCTCTTCTATGACTGCAGCAACTGTGGGCTTTGAGGACCTTGAGCTGGACTTAGGTGACCCTCTCAGTGGTATGCTGGCATCAGCCTTCctaatagaaaacaaaaggagagaaaaacaaaagaaaagaaaatcccaaccCATAGAGTCTGTCGATCTCCGTGGTGTAAGTGTTTCCACTATGGCCAACGTCAAACACCCAAGCTGCCATCACTGAAAATGGAGTTGGGAAGCGAAGGGCCAAACCCCTTCCCGCCCATTTCCAGTGAGTAGGTGTGAGACTCTCCATCAGGCACCACTAACTCCGGCTAACACCGGTTAGTCTATGGGATAGGGCCTCTAGGAGGGCCAGAGGATGCAGCACCAGGAGTTGACAAACCCACACCCTCCATCCTGGACAGGTTTCTTCTGTGGCATTGGGCAGGCACTTCCACAAATCGAAACTGACTTTTTCCCACCCAAATGACAAGTTCCCGGGGTAAGCGAGATGGTTTATTTCCCCCATACCTCACCCCTCCGTCCCCCATCAACAGCGCCTGGCTCACGTGGCAGTTCTGAGCAACTGGAGAGACGTGGACAGAATGACTTGCAAGAGGATGTGGGGGTTCCTAGCTCCATGTTGGGCGGGACCACCCCGCGTTTCCATGCTCCTGGAATCCCAGCCTGAAGCTGAGCTCCACACCCCCGCTTCTAGAGCACTTTCAGAGACCGCAGCCTCAAGGAGGTCTACTGATTCAGTAACCGGCAGAGGCCGTCTGGGGAGCAGGGTGGAAGTTAAACGCCATGAAGAGAGCATCCAAGGCCCCCAGACTCTGGGGTCAGGAGTCTCACACCACCACGCTGCTGGCTCAGGCATAATTTATCAGGCTTCATACATATCAGAGGAGGCCGCAGCTGCTAGCACTCCACGCCAGCCCTGCAAACATTTCTTCAATTATTCAGTCACCAGGCACAGGGAGCTAGTCCACTGCTTCAAAGTTACATTGTTATAAAGTAACAATTACGGCAAGGTTTAGGGCTGAGCTCCCAGGCCTGGACACTCCGCCCCACAACCCTGACCACcccagtctttctctctctctctctccagtcgtctctctctttctctcctctctctctgtccattctctctgtctctgtccccatctttcttctccccttctccctctctttctctctcctcttttgtcttttccccatctctccctccctccggCCTTGTATCCTTCCTTGTCTCTCCCCAttgcctcccctcctcttccctccccatctGGGTGGGTGGTCAGGCCTTGGTTAGGCTGGGCCATCCAGAGAGGAGGGGAAGCCTGGTCGAGCGCCCAGCACTGAGCAAACCAGACAGACTTGGCGAAGGAGGTGGGAGCAGGGATCAGGAGGGAGGGTGCAGGGATGCCCCTGCTGTAACAAAGCATCCCAAACCCGAGACTTCAATAACGGAGTTTTATCCTATGCTGCTGGAGACTGAGCTCcgagatcaaggtgtgggcagggccaggCTCCCTCTGAGAGTGCTAGGGAAGGGCCTGTCCCCCGACACTGTGCTCTCCCCTGGGGGATGAGGCAGGGGGCTCCCTGGATTGTGGCTGGGTCTCTCCACACTCTCCGTGGCACTCTCCCTCTGTGCgagtctgtctctgtgtcccaaTTCCCCCTTTTCATAAGGACAGCAGTCATATGGAGTTAGCGCCCACCCTGCTGACCGCATTTCAACTTGATCACCTCTGGTCAGACCCTGTCTTCAAGGAAGGTTCCATTTGGCAGTGCCATGGGTTAGGTCTCAGCGGATGTTTTGAGGAACACCATTCCAGCACAACAGCAGGGCCTCCTGGGTGGAATGAGGAAGGAGCGGCTGGGGCGGGAGGGCCTGTGTCTCTGAGGCAGCTTGCAGCTATGGGGGTAGGTGGCCCCTTGAGTGAACTTGGGACAGGGCCTTGCTGTGTCCTTGGTCCTCCTAGGAAAGGCCTCCTGGACTCTCCAGGGCTCTGCCCTTCCCAATTGTCAGTGGTGCTGCGGCCTGGTCTGCAGGGTCAGCCTCTCATGCCTGCCATACttgggctgttttttttttttttttttgagatggagtctctctctgtcgcccaggctggagtgcagtggtgtgatcttggctcactgcaacctccacctccctggttcaagcaattcccctgcctcagcctcccgagtagctgggattacaggtgaatgccaccaagccaggctaatatttttgttttttgtactagagatggggtttcaccatgttggccatgagaGGTAACAACGTGCTAGCAgacctcgctcgctctcggcacctccttggcctcctcgGCCTCGGAGTCCACCTGGCGCACTTGAGGAGCCCATCAGCCCCCTGCTGCACTGaaggagcccctctctgggctggctggggccgcagccggctccctctgcttgcggggaggtgtggagggagaggcgcgggtggGAATCTGGGTTGCAAGCAGCGCTcacgggccagcgcgagttctggGTGGGCCCTCCACTTGGAgtgaccagctggtgccaccggccgggcagtgaggggcttagcacccaggccagcagcagcagagggTGCGCCGGATCCCCCAGCACTGCTGGCTTGCCCGCCCTGCGCTCGAATTCTCGcctgggcctcagctgcctccctgcggggcagggctggggacctgcagccGGTCGTGCCCGAGCCTCCCCGCACCACCCCTGTGGGCAGAGCCTCCCCAACCggcaccaccccctgctctgcGGGCCTGGTCCCatcgactgcccaagggctgagagGTGTGGGCGCCTGGCGtgggactggcgggcagctccaccCGCGGCCCCAGcacgggatccactaggtgaagccagctgggctcctgagtttagtggggacttggagaacttttatgtctagctggaggattgtaaatgcaccaatcagcactctgtgtctagttcaaggattgtaaatgcaccaatcagcactctgtgtctagttcaaggattgtaaatgcaccaatcagcactctgtatctagctcaaggtttgtaaatgcaccaatcagcaccctgtcaaaacagaccaatcagctctctgtaaaatggatcaatCAGCAGGATgagggtggggtcagataagggaataaaagcaggctgccccagccagcagtggccaCCCCTTTGGGTCCCCATGAGGTGGGAGCACCTGGAGGGAGGAGTAGGGCTGCGGTGTGGAGCCTGCAGTGGCTGGAGCTCCTGTCCTGCAGAGTCAGGGATGAGACGTCTTCCCCTCCTTCCTGGCCTCAGGCACACTGGTGTCTCTCCAGTCCTACCACAGTCCTGGCTCCAGGTCTCGCCAACTCCTCCCCAGCAGCCTCAAGGGGCTGCTTCCAATGTCATGGCTTCTGCAGGGCGTGGCATCCTCCCAGCTCCTGCTGAGCCCTCCCTGCTCCCACCTCCTGGGCTGCACTCCTCAGCCTGCTCTCTCAGGCCTCCAGGACCTGGGGAAGACATCCACAGTTTACAGGGCACTTCCTCAGAAACCTAATTAACAGTGTCAGATGGGCgctttagttttgttttacaCTGGGGTGTAAACAacaagctgggtgcggtggctcacacctgtaatcccagcactttgggagaccgaggcaggcggattgcctgaggtcaggagtttgagatcagtctggctgtgtctggaattggtgggttcttggtcttgctgacttcaagaaaaGCCGTGGagcctcgcggtgagtgttacagttcttaaagatggtgtgtccagagtttgttccttctgatgttgtgtccggagttttttccttctggtgggttcgtggtcttgctgacttcaggagtgaagctgcagaccttcgcagtgagtgttacagctcttaaaggcggtGCATCCGGAGTTGTtagttccttccggtgggttcatggtctcgctggtttcaggagtgaagctgcagaccttcgtggtgttacagctcataaaggcagcgtggacccaaagggtgagcagcagcaagatttattgtgaagagtgataGAAGAAAGCTTCCACAGCTGCACCAGTGCCTCCCCTGCAGCTCAGGTCCTACTCCCGGAACCAGCTTCATGGCTGCCCATCAGACCCCGAAGCAGGTTCCCCTGAGTGTAGCCGATCTTTTCTCATGATCATTGTTAAGTAGAGGCACCGTGTTGAACAGCAGTTCTCTCGATTCCCGGAACCAGCTTCATGACTGCCCATCAGACCCTGAAGCAGGTGCTCCTGAGTGCAGCCGATCTTTTCTCATGATTATTGTTAAGTAGAGGCACCGTGTTGAACAGCAGATCTCTGGAACCTACTCATCGTGCATAACGGAAACTGTATTCTACCCCCGCTTCCCCTCCTCCAGTCCTGGAGACCCCAACcctcctctctgcttctatgagtgtGACTGTTTCAGATTCCTTGTAGATGGGAGACCATGCAGTGTCTGCCTTTCTCCTTACTTCacataacataatgtcctctgggtTCATCCCTGCTGTCACTAATGACAGGGTTTcctctttttcatggctgaatagtactccatggtgtggTGATGGCCTGgactctttattcattcatttgttgatggacatggAGGTTGCTTCCActacttggctattgtgaatagtgctgcaatgaacttgGGGTGCAGACACCTCTTCAAAATACTGACTTCAATTTTTTTGGGTCAATACCCAGAACTGGGATGGCTGGGTGgcaggtagttctatttttagatgTTTGAGGAAACTCCACAGCATTCCCCATGGTGGCTGCCCTGGCCCACATTCCCACCGACAGTGCCCACAAGGCACACCTGATCCCACTTTTCCGCACGCTTTCCCCATCTGGACCCTCTTCACACCCCTGATCTCTGGCAGAGGAGGGCACTGGGTTGGGGGTCCGCCTTCCCCCACTCACTGTCTTTGTGACTTCagcaaccacctcggcctcccacccTGTTCTTCCCCTTAGCAACACGAAGGCTTGGGCGAGAGAGTGGCGAACGCCATTTCCCACTCTACCGGTTCGGGTTCCTATGCTTTTCCCCGGCCCTGAGAGACAGCACTGCCACCCTTTCCACTCCTGCAGGGAGATCTGCCACACGAAGCAGGACGGATGTGAAGCAAACAGGCGACAGGGTCACCTGCCCTCCCAGACAGCCCTCCACAGCAGGGAGGacggaggagagagggaggggcacACCCTGGAGGCTGGGGAAGGTCTCATTCCTGGTTGGCAAACTCTCCTCTTCATGCCCACCCTGCAGGAGGCGGCTCTGCCAGCCCTCCCGGGGCCACTGCGGCTGCCATGGGGCCTTCGTTCCCAGGTCCTTGGctgcccctcctctctcctgtccTGCCCCACCCATGCTTGGGGGGCCCACATATGGCTCTAGTGGAGCTGCCTCGCTGGTTCTCTCACTCCCGTGAGAAAGATGCTGCCCATTCTCAGGCATCAAACCCCAGCCTCCAAGTCCTCtgtggggaaagagagagaatttgaCTGGAAAAGTGATTTTCAAACCCAGTATCTTGACCCACGAGTGATCCCTCCTGAGGTGGGGCTCAAGTGACCTGTGACCAGCTGGGCTGAATAAGCAAGTGAGTTATATGTTGTCTGGAGGTGACAGGGCACCCCTCCAATTTTATACTGTCACTGCCACCTGCCTTTCAGCACACCCCCAGAGGCAGGAGAGAGTGTGTTGGTTTCTCCAGCATGCAGGAACCACTCACGGCCATGTCGACACTTGGGGGGTGGACAGGGTTTCCTCATTCACGGTGGCCCTGCTCACCTTCACAGTTTCTCTTCCTGGAAAAAGAGCACAGAGTCCCAGGCATAGGCCATCACAGCTGACTAACCCACACGCACCCCAGATGACAAGGAGTGATGGTAAGAACATTCAAGAACATTCTAGAACATTCTGGAGCATTCACAGGGTGGTGGGACATGCACCTTACTCTTTACATGCATTAGCTCTAAATCCTCACAACAGGTTTGGGAgtagatttaaattttattatcattttctgGGCAAGGATCAAAGTTCAGCAAAGCCAGGATGGGACTGGGACACCCCTGAGACTCTAGGACGTGCCAGACATCGTCATGCAGCTCACACCCCACGTGGAGCAAGGGGCAGCCCTGCGTCTGGGGTCCCTTTGCCATTGCAGGAATCACAGTGACGCAATCACAGGGATGAAAGAGGAGTCAATGGAGGCCACCAGGGAGCAGGTGCTATTCTCCTGAGCAGCGCAATGGCTGCAGAAGCAGAAGGACAGTCTGCCCTTTAGCATTCCCTGTTTTGAAGACTGAGAGGCTGAAGAGATACCAGGAACACACTTCAGTGAAAAGGACTCACGCAGAGGTTTGAGAGAACTTGTTACCGACTTCCCTGGTGCACATAAGTGATCACTGTGAGATCATCAGCTCCCTGACAGCCTGGGAGAATACAAGGCAGAAGAAAAGAGCAGAAACAGTGAGTGCTCCGTGCTGGGCGCCACTCCCAGATTAGGATCCATCACTGAAGGCACATGGCTCGGAAAGGTGGGAATCCGGTGGTAGTGGAGGTCCTGAACCCCTGGCTTCCCCACCCTGGGGCCATGCCAGCCTCGGCTTCCAGACCCTCCAGCTCcattcctggggcctccccatgCTCATGCCCACCCACCTCCATTCCCTCTTCCTGGGCCCCCTTCCGGTGCCCGTGTGGTCACTGCAGGCTCCAGGCTCCTGCCTGGGGTGTATGCCCCACGGCTGCCCCGTCCTCAGCTCATGGAATCTGTgactctgtctttctctttctcaggggtCTCTGACACCCACCTTGGAAGGAACCCTGGAGGTGCCAGGGACCACCCCAGGCCTGCTGTTGACTCGAAGGGCAGGGACAAGCACTAGGGCCATCTCTGCACACGGAGAAGCCGGCGTGGTTTGTAAAAGCTGCACCTGGTCCAGCTCCTCCCTTGAGCTCCCTCCTGCCGGGtctgacctgcctgcctctgccgcACCTCCTATCCCAGCCCGGcccagggtggaggtgggagtgTGCCAAGGTGTGTAGGGACAGGGGCCGGCTTGAGTCGCCATAGTGAGAATGTCGTTATCCAGAGCGGAGTCCAAGGGCACTGCTCGACAGCCAACCTGGCTGGGTGCTAGGAGACGGAGCAGGGGCGAGAGTGACGGTGAGTAGGGCTGCTCGGCCTGAGCCTTCTGGGCCCTGTGGGCGGGTGGCACTCCCTGGCCACTGTGGTTGAGGAACCGTTTCCAGACACCGCACTGTGATGGGAGTCGTGGGACAGGCCCTGAGCTGGAACATCTCAGTGGTTGTTCCACAGCCTCCAGTGTCTCTTTCAGCCACAAAACTGTCAGCCATCCCAATGGTGACTCAGTCAGTCTTTCCCAGAGGAGGCGTGCAGCAGAGCCCCCAGCCAGCACTGGGGAGCAGGGAGCACAGGTGAGAAGGAAACCCTCCTTGTGTTAAGGCTCTGAGCCCTGCAGTTTCCTTGTGACTGCAGCGTTCTCTAGGTTGTCCTGACTGACACAGCGAGTGTAGGCATGAGCTGGGAAGCTGAAGACTGCCAGCAACTGTCAGGTCACTGAGGCATTTAACCAGTGTCAGAAGGAAAGAGAGGCCTGGAATCTCACAGTTATTCCGCAGCCCTGTGTACTTCGGAACATTTGTTGCCGGGTGTAAACAACAGCCAGAGACCTCCCTACCGGAATTCTGGGCCACGTGGCGTCCTCACTGTGTGCAGTCCAACCTCCTCGTTTTGCTGTGGGAAAGAGCTGAGGGTACAATTCAGAGTTTCCCTTactgttcattcactcatttattagcAAACATGCATTGAACATCTGCCTGGAGCACAGCACTGTAATACGAACTAGAAACAAGCAAAGAAGATACTGTCCTTTTCCACGAGGAGCTCAGAGGCCAGTGGAGAAAAATCACACCAATGGAGTCACCGTGGATTTATGGGCAGGAATGACCCGTACGGGCAGGGACCGCGACACAGGCAGAGAGCTGGCTTGCCCCAGCCACGCGAGGGCCCAACTGGGCAGTGAGCCGGAGGGGCTGGGGACACCCAGAACCCCACAACCCAACCACCATGGGACAGCCTGGATTCATTTCTGTTGGAGAAAAAGCTGCTTTTTCCCTCCAGAGCAGGAATTTGCCGTCACTGTGGAAAAGGACCCTGTCCATCACTGACCCATGCTCACGGAGGGCAGATGTGTAAGCGGGAGGACCGCGGTGCTACATGGAGGCTGTGGGGGCTGCTGGCCTAGAGGGTTCTCAAGGAAGACATGCGCTGCAGAAGCCTCTCTTCTTTGCAGAAAGAGCTCTCTCTGGGGCTCATCTGAATCAGACGCTGATAAATTGGGTTAACCAAGAGTCATAACATCAGCAGAGTTTATTTGGGGCTGTCTCTCTGTTGAGCATGTTCAGTATGTGATGCCTGGTTTGCTAAATGTCTTTCCTGCTTTGTGTAAATTGAAGAAAGAGTCAAGCAGTGCCTCTCCCGCCCCTTCTCCTCCAGGATTGGAAGGCGCCCAGGGCCCTCGCTCAGGCCGTGCCTGGGGTCAGCAGGGTGTATAGGGCTCGGGCTCTGCAGAGGGACGGTGGCCCCGTGTAAGCATCTTTCCTCCAGAGACGCCTGGATGCGGAGTCTTCAGGATGCTCTTTGGAGAGGTCCTTTCTCACTACGCTGGCCTTAACGACTCACCAATCCACCTGCAATTACGTGGCAAAGGATTTAAACACGAGAAGAAGGCCTCTGGCCTGTGGTGCTCCAAGGGCCCCACGGCTTCACACGGGAGCCCAGTGAGCCACCCTCTCCACTCATGTAATTCTCTGACCCGATCCTCAGAACAAAGATGGGTCTGGAGCCAGAACGCTAGCTCAGGAGGCCCCGGAACCCACCCACGCCCGCATGCCGCCTCTCCCCATCAGTTCTCAGACGCTGGACACAGATGCATAGAGGGACGCTGCCCATTTTCATGGAAACTGCAGGTACCCACACAAGATCAATGGACAGGTTCCTCTATGAGTCAGCCCTGCTCCTGCCACGGGGGTAGGGCCGGAAGACATCACGGAACACACAGCCTCAGCCCTGGTGATGCTGCTCCTGGATTGCAGGGACTGGGGAGGGACGGCAACGGGAAGGGTTTGTGTCACGTGCTCACACATCCCAGCGGGACGACCACAGGAGGTGGCACCAGGGAGGCACCGCACTTCCAGGAGTAAAAAGCTCAGGTGTTTCTCAACAGGAGTTGGGGCCTCCGAGGTCCGGAGCACGTGAGGGAGAGGGGAAGCGGGTGAGGAGACTCCCGCAACTCCGTGTGCAGTCGCCACGCTGGGATTCAGCAGGAAGAGAACCGCTTTTCAAACGGGATCCTGGCTTTGGAAGTCAGACCTCTGCACAAATCCTGACTCGCTCCTTCTCCTGCATAACGGGGTCTGGAGAAATTACTTAGTGACTTTGTGCCTAAGTCTCATTCGGAAAGTGGGAATTACATCCCCTGACGCACGGGGTTCCTGCTGTGAGAGTTCATTCAATCCCGACTAACCTGAATGTCACCTGTTGCCACTTGTCAGGTGGTTTGGAGCTGGGAGCCCTGCCTTCCTGAGAGAGACGGTCATTCCCAGCTCTGACGCTAAAAAGGGGGTCCCTGAGGCACCGTAGAATGCCAAGACCCGGGTGACATGAGGGCCAGATGGGCCCCCCTGACTCCTCCCAGGCCGCTACCAGTTCACATCCCAGCATCTGTGCCCGGCCCAGCCCTGGGCACTGAGCACAGTGTGGCAGCACCCAGCACACAGAAGCCGGGCCCCTGCACAGCTGGATTCCAGTGGGGACAGAACGACAATACATATGAGAAATCTATTGCCCGAGAGGGCGCCTCGCACAGAGGGAGAGCAGAGCAtgaggaggggctgggctggggtggaGGCATCGTTCTCATGGAGGTGGCATGGGAGCCCTGCTTAGAAACTGGAGTCTACACAAagccctggggaggaggggaatgCGTGGTGCAGATGCCTGCGAAGGGGGCTCCAGGCAGAGGAACCCCAACTTCATGGCCCAAAGGGAGTGCCTCCCCAGCACAACCCCAGAATGCCAGAGAGCCTTGTGTGGCCAGAGTGGGGCGGAGGCACAGGGAGAGGCTCTACCTGTCCATCCATCCTGCTGGGGGGGTGCCCCTCAGAGGCCACATGGCCACAACGTCTCCTGGCTCTGTGCACACCCACCACTGTTGCCTGTCGTCTCAAGGGGCCAGCACAGAACCACCCCTGTCCCTGTGGACTTGCCCAGATGCATGAGTGCTTGGCACCCACAACAGGCAGACAGCAGGACCCAGGTCTAGCAGTGTGGTCAGAGAACGTCTCTGCCCCTTCTCAACACAggccagactccatctccagcCTGTGCACCATCCCTGCAGCCCAGGAGGAGCTCGTGCTGGCAGCAGCATCCCCACACCCACATTCCTTTTGGCCCAGGCCCCACTGCAGAGCTCGGACTGCTAGACCCTGGATTAGCCACCCAGTCAGGAACTGTCCCTGTGAACTTTATAAAATTCATCAGGGCTGAGGggaggcagagaaaggaaaatagacCAAGCTGCAGCACACTCAGCATGAATCACTGGGTCAGCCTGCTCTGCAACCCCTTCCTCATTGCCGTTTGCTGCCTCTCACCCCAGAATCACGTAAAGCCTGGCACAGATTACAGATGCCTTGAACTGCTCTGTAGACAAGTTGAACATTATGAAATGTTAagttttgtttacatttctctgagaTATCCTTTCAATTCCTGTGTACCAATGCAACTACTGATGCCAGCTGGTCTGAAGGACTCCATAAAAAGCTGAGTCCCCACCAGAGAATGCAGTTTCCACCTCCTGATGACTTCACCCTCCTCACCCCGACCAATCAACCACCCCAGTTTTCCAGTACCTCACCCTCCTTAACAACCCCAGCCCAGAACTCcccagggagatggatttgagggtctcctcccatctcctcacCTGGAGCCCTGCCACCactaaactctttctctgctgcaaaccctgctgtgTTTGTGCATTGGCTTGCGACTGCACGGGGGGGCTATGACCTGGTGGCCTTGTAACAGTCAGTCCTGAACTTCAGCCCTATCCTGTAGTTTGGCCCAAGATCCCTGTGGTGTCCAGCCTCCAAGCTGGTGCCCTGAGATCCCCCTCCTGGTGCTCACCCTTGTGGAGGCCCCTTCCATAATGCACAAGGGCTGGTTGGTGTGACCAGCAGTGACCGCATGTCAATGCTGAGCTAAGAGGAGGTAATAAGAGACTGTGGCTTCTAAGGCTGGTGCTTGGTCTTTCCCcgctctcctctctttctctccatctctcctttccttttctttctcccagtctctgtctctcctctctctgtgtgtctatgtctGCCTgaatgtctctctctgtctcctcactAACTCTGGGGAAACCCAGCTGCCACTCAAGCAGAGGCCCCTGAGCAGCATGTCTTGCAGAGCCCTGAGATGGCTGCAGCCCCTGCTAAGAGCCTGACTGCAAACTCCCAAGAGAGCCTGGGCCAGAGCCACGCAATCAAGCCTCAGCCAGATTCCTGGCCCTCAGACACTGGGAGATAATAAGTGTGGTGTTAAGCTTCTAAATATTGGGGTTGtatgttacacagcaataggtaactaataCAATCCCAGATGCTAGTCACCTGCCTCCCCTAACACACAGGAGACCGCCTGTCTGGACAGCCTCATTGGCCCCATGGATTCCCTTGGCCTGGCCCAGAAAGCTGCCCTCAGGAGCTGTAGAACTGAGATCCTTCTGCAGGGCCCTGTGGGCCTGAGCACATCCTTGAGGCTCCAGTTCTCCCTCAAACCCCAGCCCAGGGGTCACATAGGCAACCAAAGGcctttactttaaattttagaaaattgctAACTGCAGCTCAATGACCAGCAGGACAGCGGCTTGATATCAGATAATGGAATCTGAGCAGCAGCTGATGTTAATCTGATTGTTCCCGACAGCCTGGGCAGGGCCAGAGAAACAGGCTGCGGGTCCCCGCACCTTTTGTCTGCAACACAGGGtcaagttttgttcttgtcatcgGGCCATGTCTTCCAGTGTCATCAGCTCAGCACTTCATGGTCAGCATGTAatgacatttgtttttcttgctaattGCTCTTGGAGTGGTTTCCATTTCCCCAACTAGACTGAAATCTTGTTATCCCAGAAACAGTG
Proteins encoded in this region:
- the LOC129398301 gene encoding uncharacterized protein LOC129398301; the protein is MDRVLFHSDGKFLLWREKAAFSPTEMNPGCPMVVGLWGSGCPQPLRLTAQLGPRVAGASQLSACVAVPAPKRGGWTAHSEDATWPRIPEGFLLTCAPCSPVLAGGSAARLLWERLTESPLGWLTVLWLKETLEAVEQPLRCSSSGPVPRLPSQCGVWKRFLNHSGQGVPPAHRAQKAQAEQPYSPSLSPLLRLLAPSQVGCRAVPLDSALDNDILTMATQAGPCPYTPWHTPTSTLGRAGIGGAAEAGRSDPAGGSSREELDQVQLLQTTPASPCAEMALVLVPALRVNSRPGVVPGTSRVPSKAVRELMISQ